DNA sequence from the Oncorhynchus keta strain PuntledgeMale-10-30-2019 chromosome 1, Oket_V2, whole genome shotgun sequence genome:
tgggttggcgccccccttgggttgtgccgtggcggagatctttgtgggctatactcagccttgtctcagggtggtaagttggtggttgaagatatccctctagtggtgtgggggctgtgctttggcaaagtgggtggggttatatccttcctgtttggccctgtccgggggtgtcctcggatggggccacagtgtctcctgacccctcctgtctcagcctccagtatttatgctgcagtagtttgtgtcggggggctagggtcagtttgttatatctggagtacttctcctgtcctattcggtgtcctgtgtgaatctaagtgtgcgttctctaattctctccttctttctttctctatctcggaggacctgagccctaggaccatgccccaggactacctgacatgatgactccttgctgtccccagtccacctggccatgctgctgctccagtttcaactgacctgagccctaggaccgtgccccaggacgacctgacatgatgactccttgctgtccccagtccacctgactgtgctgctgctccagtttcaactgttctgccttgttattattcgaccatgctggtcatttatgaacatttgagcatcttggccatgttccgttataatctccacccggcacagccagtagaggactggccaccccacatagcctggttcctctctaggtttcttcctaggttttggcctttctagggagtttttcctagccaccgtgcttctacacctgcattgcttgctgtttggggttttaggctgggtttctgtacagcactttgagatatcagctgatgtacgaagggctatataaatacaatttgatttgatttgatttggtctgctgttgtgaggctggttggacattcTGGCAAATTCTCTAGAACGatattggaggtggcttatagcAGAGCATTTGGTTTGTTTGGTacggtgtagtgtgtgtgtgtgtgtgtgtgtgtgtgtgtgtgtgtgtgtgtgtgtgtgtgtgtgtgtgtgtgtgtgtgtgtgtgtgtgtgtgtgtgtgtgtgtgtgtgtgtgtgtgtgtgtgtgtgtgtgtggtgttgaagATAGAAGAATAAAAGCCTTGAACGGAGACAGAAAGCGCATCCGCTTATTCTTACCAGACGTCCTGTAGTAGACGATCAGAACCTAAAAATCAGCTTGAGCGTACTAGcgggtgagggcattcacagGCGACAACTCAAACAGGTgaggccaaaacacacacacacacacacacacactttgaaaaGTAATTTGAAGCCCCCCTCGTTATAAGCTGCAATTATTTACATTCAAATGTATCATAGTTTTTATTGTCACCTGAATCTGAACATAGCCCGCATTATTTAATATTCAACATTTCTCAGTGGAGCAAGCTCATTGATCCAGTAGTATGATCAATCAAATAGGAGGAGTTGTTTCTTTTTTATACAAACACTAGAGTTAACAGGCTAGCTAAATGCATCACATTGCCCCAGTAGCCTAACTACAGCCACAGCCTGCCTACTGCCTTGGTGTACAGTGTACATCGACTTTGGAGTGCTCCCTCATTTATTCGCTAGGCGGCATCAGTGTCAAAGATTGTTTCGAGTTGCCTACTGCGGAACCAAAATATAAAATACATGACATTTTCCGGTCACATTTAACAGAGGGACAACAAAATGTACGGTGTGCATACTCAAACGACCCTCATAAAACGTTCTCTTTGGCCAACttcaaagataatttgtttaCTCTGAGTCGGTAAGTATTAAATACGAGTGACTTCGCTTTCCTAGCTATGAACCAAAACTAGCAAGCTTTGCTCTACACAGCATGCTGGCTAGCTAGTGAATGTCAACACAGTCAACCAAGACAGAGCAAACACTAACTAGTGTCGTTATATTTTCGATTAAATTGAATCTACTAACTTTGTTTGCACGTCATGCCAACATCTGTCGCAATTTTTGATTGCAGAGCGACAAAAACTCGAAATGAGTACGCTCGTGACCGTGCTTCGCCTCCCGAGAGGACCTGATCCGAATGGCCGCGGATTCGACCCGAACTCAACCCGTTTCGTCGCGCTGTGTCCAACAACTATTTCTGCTTCGACTGAAACATGGACTGACTCTGTCGAAGTGGGAGAAGAGCAGCGTGCACGGTCGGCTTTGAGAGAAAGCTTCCTGAGAACGCTCATAGCCATGACCAACAAGCAGGTGCAATTCCACATGTACGAGAGAGTCGAGGTTGAGGCGAAGTTTGGAGCGTCGGACATTGACGTGCTCAACTTCCAAGTTTCGGAACTACAGACCCCCATTGGGGTACAGAAAGAAGCTCTGCTCAGGTGTCAGGATATAATTTCATACTCCTTTGATCTCTGAACAGTGCTGTTCACCAATTTGTGCTGTTTTAGAGCAGATATCCAACAAACTTAATCTGATTTGTACTGTTATTTTTAATATGATTTGGTTTGACATACAGTGCGTTTTGGGGAGTCAATGATGACAGGTCCATTGCTACAGTGTTCTGTCTGGGTGAATATGTAGCAAGATGTTACCATTTATTATTCTGTTACTTTGATTAAGGGGTAGACTTGCCATATGTTATATTTATGTGGCCAGCCAGGTATTGAGAACACTGCTATACAGTATgtctatgattttttttttttgtagtttCCAATTCAATATACCTCCACTGGAGGGAGATGTCAGCTCTTGTCTTTACAACTGGTATGTCAGGGGGCACCCATACCACCAGGTTCTCTGACACTCAGCTGTCCATTTCATTAGGAAGAGATTGGGGATAAACACATGTCTTCAGGTGGAATTTGGATATAATTGTCTGGAAACCTGAATCTTGCCATTATTTTGTGATTTACAGGACAATGTGGTTCTTGTCTTCCTTTTCATAAGATCTGTTGCTGAGATATGTTTACCAATGGGCATATGAACTTTCTCTTTTtttccttaaaaaaaaaagacTGACTAAACATTCTGTCACTTGCATTGAATTTGATAATGTGTTCGTTGAGTAGGCTATATATTGTAGATAAAGTGGTGGTAGTATCGAGCTTATCGTATTCCTCACTGAATAAAATATTCACGTTCAGTGGTCACGTCTTTCAGTGTCATATggctttaatttttttttttatatatatatattttgataagACCCTGAAATGTAGGCCTACCTTTCAGTATTGTGCCAGTCAGCACAGATATTGCAACCTCTGGTTTTCTAAATTGAATATGACCCCTAGCCTAAATGATCTCGACTGCCCAATCTTTAAGACTGCAAATATAATATTCACAAATGAATAAGAGAGCCTACAGTGAACTAAACAAGTATAAATGACTGTTTACGGTCAAATCTCCTTACATACTTTGTGTATGGGTTAATATGATACCTTAGTTTACACGTTTGTCAGTTGAAACAGACCTGATGAGTGGTCAGTATCCATCATCCTCGCAAAACGCCCTCATGACGAGGCATCAGTAATATGTAATCTTCCTAAAAGGTGCGTTTTGTGTGCGTCTCCAATAAATCATTTTATTGGAATGCATTAGGCAATCAGTGTGCAGTGCACAGTCTCCCTCTGTTGTGCCTGAATGATACCGACCGCTTTGTGGAGACGGTCAACAATGAGAGGGTGAGTCATAACCATCCCGCCCCCCTCTAAAGTATGAGTGAAATCCTGTGACGTTATTGGGCCCTTGTGATTAAATCAGGAAGCCCTCAAGGACGACCAATGTTAATTTCATATTCCCAGGCAGCAACAGCAGCGCTCCACTCCCTCCCAGCCCGCACTCTCTCCTTGATGTGCGTCCCATTCAAGCTCAGTGAAGCACGTGGTCTGAATGTTAATCTTGTTGCAGTAGTGTAGCGACAATAGAGTGAGACGTTACATCTAGTTGCTGTGTGTTTACTGTCTATGAGTGAGAAGAAGTTGAATAGTCACTAAATGAAAATCCTCTTTTTGTGCTGTGGACTGAATCTGGTGGCCTGCCTCATTTGTTGCATTGTGGGCACACTGTTTCTCAATGTTATCTACTCTTGAGTTTCTCTTTGTTGGCAGTCTGCTTCTCTGATTCAAGTGGAAAAACATCCCTGTGCGCAGGTGTAAGTGTGCGCCAGTGTTACAAGGGGAGAGGAGCTGTCACGATGGTACAAGGAATCTGCCCTGTCACACCATCAGCCAACAGGAAGCACATTATGCGCCTTCCTGTTTGTGGTCCTCTCACTTCCTGTCAACTGTCTGTGATAACTTACAAAAATACATGGCCACATCCACTTAATCATACCCTGCCCATAATTCCCTCCATTAAAACTGTTGGGCAGTTACTTCTAAGGAATGTATGTGTTTTACTTCTATGACTGCCTCATAAGGGGTTCGCCGATTCAGTTTTTGGTTTAGGAGCGCTGGGGTTGAGAAATTATTCAGATTATTACTCATCGGTACAGGCTGGCATAAGGTCGAGGACTCAAAACATATAGAGATACATTTTTCAGACTGCAACCTGCTGCTGTCGTGGAggaggtaaaacattttttttataataataataaaaaataggTCTCATTGAGGCTAATCTGGATTAATACAGGTTCAATAAGATAACAAAGCATGTATGCTTTTTACTGTAACACCCAGGGCATTGTCAGCTCTTGAATGTGTCTCGTCTTTATCTTGCACTCCAAATCCACCGTAGCGTTGTTTTGAGCTGACATCAGTGTACATGAGCTGGcacaaattggggagaaaaaggggtaaaagtaccACAAAAAAAAACTTGACATGATTAGAATAATATGAAAAACACAGTGGTGACTGGGTCACAGCATCCTCTATCATACATGCTGCTGTTTGGTTTCTCCATTCAGAAGATTGAGAAGGTGGCTCCTTGGGCCCCCGGAGATGTTGACTGGAATGTGCCCATTGTGTCGCTGTGCGGCAGACAGAGGGGGGGCTGACTCAGTCACGGTTAGGCAGCATTCCCCAGGTTTGTTTGACTAGCCTGTGAGGGTATGTTGGAGGAGCTCCAGTGATTGTGAGGGACAGGCTCACTTCCCTGGCTCAAGTGGCCAGGAAGATAAAGACCCAGGCAGGAGACCATGCCAGCAGATAGACCCAGGCAAGTAGACGTCTGGGCCCCAAACCCAAACAATACCACTCATACCAGGTCTCAAGTCTGCTCATTTATAAAATACTATGTAATACTATATCTGTATGGACTATGTGTTCCTGACCCCAACATCTCCCAGGAAATATTGCATCTATCAGTAGTGTCTGGGAAGGTTGGCTATGTATATGAAACATGTTCAACTATAGAGACTGAATCATAAATTACTTGAAATTCCAACTTCTCTTTCTTCCCTAGGTTTGAGTGTATTTATATATGGTCTATGGTTTGAGCATATCAGCTGCTGACTAACTGCTTTCCAACACATCATAGTAAAGTAGGGGAACATAGTTTTGCTTCCTGAGTGACCTTATAGGGAAGGACAGGAGGGGGGTTGCATGTACTCAGTCTAGACAGGAAAAGATGAAGAAGGGGGTTTACTAATTAGTAAGAGATTAAAGTTATCTTAATTGATCTACATCAAAGCCTAGAGAGCCCTAACTGGCCCACTCCCATTCCCACAGGGCTAAACACAGGAAGATGCTTCTAATGACTGTCTATGATGCTGATGACCCACCAACAGAGCTCCCAACTGATGATTGAATCGCCACACAAGCGATGAAGTTCACTCCCCAGCCAATCAGAGGAGGGCAGGAAAGCAAAGCTGCCATTTTGTTAAGTTTGTGGATAAGTATGATGACAAATGGGTCCATCCAACCCTCCAAAAGGGTTAAACAGAGTCCTCCATATTTCGGTCCTCTACACATTCAAAGGCCAGGGGAAGGTAAATACGTTTCATATTTCCAGTTAAGTTGGGACCTTCCTTGGTCTCCCAACCACTCCTGAACCTCATTGCAGATGTCCAGGCCAGAAAACAACAGGTCCAACAGTATTAACGGACCATTCCAGGCTGTCAGGATCTCACTGCAATAATCCTTTAATTAGACAAAAACAGGAAGTAGACAGGCAATATCTGAGAAACGGTTTCCTGTTGGAGCTCGGTGTGGGCGAGGGCCCAGGACTGACCATGCTATGCCAAAGGCTCTTTTTTTCAACATGTTATGTTGAATAACATTCCTGTTCGATGAGCAAGAATACCGTAGACATTCTTGCATGCCCTTAAATGACTAAATCAGGTTATTTTAACAGAGTTGCGAAGGAGATGTCTGGTAATTTATCTACAAGGGAAAGTGCCCTGGCACTGAGAAGTGGCAGTCTCGTAAAAGCTATTTA
Encoded proteins:
- the LOC118386003 gene encoding gem-associated protein 7-like isoform X2 gives rise to the protein MSTLVTVLRLPRGPDPNGRGFDPNSTRFVALCPTTISASTETWTDSVEVGEEQRARSALRESFLRTLIAMTNKQVQFHMYERVEVEAKFGASDIDVLNFQVSELQTPIGVQKEALLRCQDIISYSFDL